In Piliocolobus tephrosceles isolate RC106 chromosome 4, ASM277652v3, whole genome shotgun sequence, the following are encoded in one genomic region:
- the PCDHB10 gene encoding protocadherin beta-10, whose product MEARGFSFPRQRQVLFLFLFGGVSLAGSGFGRYSVTEETDRGSFVVNLAKDLGLAEGELAARGTRVVSDGNKQYLLLDSHTGNLLTNEKLDREKLCGPKEPCMLYFQILMDDPFQIYRVELRVRDINDHSPVFQDKDTVLKISENTAEGTVFRLERAQDPDGGPNGIQNYTISPNSFFHVRIGGSDEGMIYPELVLDKALDREEQGEFSLTLTALDGGSPPRSGTSTIGIVVLDVNDNAPQFAQALYETQAPENSPIGFLIFKVSAEDIDSGVNAEVSYSFFDASENIRTTFQINPFSGEIFLRELLDYELVNSYEINIQAMDGGGLSAICRVLVEVLDTNDNAPELIISSLSNSVAENSPETVLAVFKINDRDSGENGKMVCYIQENLPFLLKPSVENFYILMTEGALDRESRAAHNITITVTDLGTPRLKTEHNITVLVSDVNDNAPAFTQTSYTLFVRENNSPALHIGSVSATDRDSGTNAQVTYSLLPPQDPHLPLASLVSINADNGHLFALRSLDYEALQAFEFHVGAADRGSPALSSEALVRVLVLDANDNSPFVLYPLQNGSAPCTELVPRAAEPGYLVTKVVAVDGDSGQNSWLSYQLLKATEPGLFGVWAHNGEVRTARLLSERDAAKHRLVVLVKDNGEPPRSATTMLHVLLVDGFSQPYLQLPEAAPAQVEADSLTVYLVVALASVSSLFLFSVLLFVAVRLCRRSRAASVGRCSVPEDHFPGHLVDMSGAGTLSQSYQYEVCLTGGPGTSEFKFLKPIISDIQTQGPGRKGEQNSTFRNSFGFNIQ is encoded by the coding sequence ATGGAGGCCAGGGGGTTCAGCTTCCCAAGACAAAGGCAagtgctgtttctttttctttttgggggagTGTCCTTGGCAGGTTCTGGGTTTGGACGTTATTCGGTGACTGAGGAAACAGACAGAGGATCCTTTGTGGTCAATCTGGCAAAGGATCTGGGACTAGCAGAGGGGGAGCTGGCTGCAAGGGGAACCAGGGTGGTTTCCGATGGTAACAAACAATACCTGCTCCTGGATTCACACACTGGGAATTTGCTCACAAATGAGAAACTGGACCGAGAGAAGCTGTGTGGCCCTAAAGAGCCCTGTATGCtgtatttccaaattttaatGGATGATCCCTTTCAGATTTACCGGGTTGAGCTGAGAGTCAGGGATATAAATGATCACTCGCCAGTGTTTCAGGACAAAGACACAGtcttaaaaatatcagaaaatactgCTGAAGGGACAGTATTTCGACTAGAAAGAGCACAGGATCCAGATGGAGGACCCAACGGTATCCAAAACTACACGATCAGCCCCAACTCTTTTTTCCATGTTAGAATTGGTGGCAGTGATGAAGGCATGATATATCCAGAGCTAGTGTTGGACAAAGCACTGGATCGGGAGGAGCAGGGAGAGTTCAGCTTAACCCTCACAGCGCTGGATGGTGGATCTCCACCCAGGTCTGGGACCTCCACTATAGGCATTGTGGTCTTGGACGTCAATGACAATGCCCCACAGTTTGCCCAGGCTCTGTATGAGACCCAGGCTCCAGAAAACAGCCCCATTGGGTTCCTTATTTTTAAGGTATCAGCAGAAGATATAGACTCTGGAGTTAACGCGGAAGTATCCTATTCATTTTTTGATGCCTCAGAAAATATTCGAACAACCTTTCAAATCAATCCTTTTTCTGGGGAAATCTTTCTCAGAGAATTGCTTGATTATGAGTTAGTAAATTCTTACGAAATAAATATACAGGCAATGGACGGTGGAGGCCTTTCTGCAATATGTAGGGTTTTGGTGGAAGTATTGGACACCAATGACAATGCCCCTGAACTCATCATATCATCACTCTCCAACTCTGTTGCTGAGAATTCTCCTGAGACGGTACTGGCTGTTTTTAAGATTAATGACAGAGACTctggagaaaatggaaagatggtTTGCTACATTCAAGAGAATCTGCCATTCCTACTAAAACCTTCTGTGGAGAATTTTTACATCCTAATGACAGAAGGTGCGCTGGACAGAGAGAGCAGAGCTGCGCACAACATCACTATCACCGTCACTGACTTGGGGACACCCAGGCTGAAAACCGAGCACAACATAACCGTGCTGGTCTCTGACGTCAATGACAACGCCCCCGCCTTCACCCAAACCTCCTACACCCTGTTCGTCCGCGAGAACAACAGCCCCGCCCTGCACATCGGCAGCGTCAGCGCCACAGACAGAGACTCAGGCACCAACGCCCAGGTCACCTACTCGCTGCTGCCACCCCAGGACCCGCACCTGCCCCTCGCCTCCCTGGTCTCCATCAACGCGGACAATGGCCACCTGTTCGCCCTCAGGTCTCTGGACTACGAAGCCCTGCAGGCCTTCGAGTTCCACGTGGGCGCCGCAGACCGCGGGTCCCCGGCGCTGAGCAGCGAGGCGCTGGTGCGCGTGCTGGTGCTGGACGCCAACGACAACTCGCCCTTCGTGCTGTACCCGCTGCAGAACGGCTCCGCGCCCTGCACCGAGCTGGTGCCCCGGGCGGCCGAACCGGGCTACCTGGTGACCAAGGTGGTGGCGGTGGACGGCGACTCGGGCCAGAATTCCTGGCTGTCGTACCAGCTGCTCAAGGCCACGGAGCCGGGGCTGTTCGGTGTGTGGGCGCACAATGGCGAGGTGCGCACCGCCCGGCTGCTGAGCGAGCGCGACGCGGCCAAGCACAGGCTGGTGGTGCTGGTCAAGGACAATGGCGAGCCTCCGCGCTCAGCCACCACCATGCTACACGTGCTCCTGGTGGACGGCTTCTCCCAGCCCTACCTGCAGCTCCCAGAGGCGGCGCCGGCCCAGGTGGAGGCCGACTCGCTTACCGTCTACCTGGTGGTGGCGTTGGCCTCGGTGTCGTCGCTGTTCCTCTTTTCAGTGCTCTTGTTCGTGGCGGTGCGGCTGTGCAGGAGGAGCAGAGCGGCCTCTGTGGGTCGCTGCTCGGTGCCCGAGGACCACTTTCCAGGGCATCTGGTGGACATGAGCGGCGCTGGGACCCTGTCCCAGAGCTACCAGTATGAGGTGTGTCTGACGGGAGGCCCCGGAACCAGTGAGTTCAAGTTCTTGAAACCAATTATTTCAGATATTCAGACACAGGGCCCTGGGAGGAAAGGTGAACAAAATTCCACCTTCCGAAATAGCTTTGGATTTAATATTCAGTAA